The genomic DNA TCGCCATGGCAAGTGCACAAAATGTGTTCCAGATCAACTCCGCAGCAGGACTCGTATTGATGACTGAGCGATTCCATGTTCCATTAAGAATCCTATTCTCTCGCACCTTCCGCGGCAGGTGCTGGTGGAACTTGAGATCCAACTGCGGAATCGACGGCGATGGTTTTCAGATAGGTTCGGGGGACCGCCGTCGGAACGAGACAGTCACAACAGTAGTCATCCAGCATCGAACGTTTTCCGAATTGTGTTCCGATCCATTTCTTCATCCAAGACTTTTTGTAGGTCTTTCCTCCGCAGTAATAGCGTTGCGGATGGAAACAGGGACTATCCCCACAAGGACATGTCCCGACGGCAGGATAAGTATAGGGCTGATAGCCAACTCCAATGCAGGGACGAATTGCTTCATACGAAACATCTGTCTCTAGATTTCCCTTTTGAGAGGAAGGCTCTTCGCCGTTGGTGAAATTTGAAAGCGACAACGGCAGAACACAACAAAAGACAATTGTTCGAACAGACACCATGACATCCCCTATTGATACATTTTTTGACATTCTCCCCTTGTATCTGTCGACCATCCGGACCGGAAGAATGAGGGATTCAAGGATGACCGATACGTATTACCCACCCGTCAAACCCGGAACACAGAAGTGAGCGATATCGCCCAGTCCGTGTCCCTGAACCGCCCGCTGCCTCAGGGTCGAGCGACGAAATTGGCTCAGTCTTTGTCCACGACCTCTAGCGGCATGGACACCAAGCGAATCGGAACATCGATTGCGGTAAACCTCAACTCATCCCTTTCAAGAGTGAATCAGAATGTGTCTTAAAAATCTGGCAAAGGTGAAAAAGTGAATTGTGGGAATGAAATCTGAATCCTTAAAAATAAATTTGTTGCTCGTCGATGATGACAATGAGTTGCGAGGATCGATTGCCCGACGGCTTGCGAGACTTGGACACTCGGTAATGGATTTCGAGAGACCGTTACTCGGGATCGAGTCCGCGCGAAAACGACAGTTTGAAGTCGCTTTAATTGACCTCTCGATGCCGGAAATGAATGGCATCGAACTCCTGACTCGGCTGAAAGAGATTGATCCTGCATGTGAAGTGGTCATGCTCACGGGGGAAGCGAGTGTTGAGACGGCTGTCAAAGCGATGCAATTGGGAGCCTATGACTATGTCACCAAACCTTGCTCCTTTGACGAGTTGCTGATCACACTGGGAAAGGCGTATGAACGCCAACAGCTTGGTCGAGAGAATTCCCAGTTGAAAGCTGCTTTGCATCGAACATCAGCGGCTTCAGAAATCGTAGGAGCCACACAGCCGATGCGGCAAATGTTGCGATTGATCGAGAAAACGGCTCCTACCAACAGCCCTGTTCTGATCTTGGGAGAAAGCGGAACCGGAAAGGAACTGGTCGCACGAGCGATCCACCAAAATAGTCAACGTGCCACCAAACCTATGGTGACGATCAACTGCGCTGCCCTTCAAGAGACGTTGCTAGAAAGTGAACTGTTTGGACACGAGAAAGGAGCTTTTACTGGCGCCAGTGCTGCTAAGCCTGGTTTGTTTGAAGTGGCAAACGGCGGAACTCTCTTCGTCGATGAACTGGGGGAACTAGCATCGGGACTGCAAGCCAAACTGCTGAGGGTTTTGGAGGATGGAAGCATGCGTCGTGTCGGTTCAACACGTGAACAACATGTTGATGTCCGGATTGTCGCTGCGACCAATCGTAATTTACAAACGGAAGTTGACGAACATCGATTTCGCGAAGATCTTTTCTACCGCATCAATGTTCTCCCCATAGAGATTCCACCCTTGCGGGAGCGACGAGACGACATTCCTCTTTTAATCGACCACCTGCTAAGTCGATCTGGTCCTGATCGCTGGCAGATGACTGATGAAGCGCGCCAAGCCTTGTGCAACTACCATTGGCCCGGAAACGTTCGAGAGCTTTCAAACATTCTTGAACGTGCCACCATTCTCAGTGAAGACAAAACGATCACTCTTCACGAGTTGCCGGAAGTGATTGGGCGTACCCTTTACTCCGGTGTGTCAGGCATGCCCCTTGACAGTGAAGAGACAGACAATCTGGCAGAACGTGAACGGAGACACGTTGCCAAGGTACTTTTCCGCGAACGTGGAAGTCGGAAGCGGACTGCCGAAGCGCTGGGGATCAATCGCCGTAGTTTGTATCGACTGATCAACAAATATGGTCTGGAAAACAAGGATGAAAACAACATCAATCCAGAGGAGAATTACCCATGACATCCAAGCCCACGATTCCTAGTGCGAATTCGCTTATGAACCGTCGCGTTCATACAGTGACGCCATCAATGACATTGTGGGAAATCGTCACTTTCCTCACGCATCACAAGATTTCTTGCGCTCCGGTGATTTTGGAAACAGGTGATCATCGAAAACAACTCGCCGGTTTTGTTTCTGAACAAGATTGTCTGGAGTTTTTGACTAACGAAATGTTTTACGGAAACCCCCGCCCACCCCAGACGGGGGCAACCATCATGAAAAAACATCCGATTTGTGTGTCACCTGAAACCGATGTTTTCTCACTCTCCTCGATCTTCGTACATCACGGAATGAGACATCTGCCGGTGATCGACGATGAGAATGACCTCTTGGGGTTAGTCAGCCGCCATGACATCTTAAAAGCACTTGAACGCTTGTACGATGCAAGTGACGACGACTGGCGAATAGAACATTTTCCGCCCGATCTCCATTTGATTATGAACCACCGCTTCCTCGCCAACAAATCCTAGAGAGCGCAGACTCACGCAGCGCCTAATTCTCCATGATGACTTGCACTGCGTGACGACAGAGCATGAGTTCCTCGTTGGTTTCAATAACTAGAACTTGCTTCTCAGATTCCTCCGTAGAGATGAGGGCATCACTCACACAGTCCCGGTTGCGATCCGGATTGATTTCAATTCCTAAAAAACTGAGTCCATCGCTCACTGCAGATCGCACAAGTGGGGAATGTGTCCCGACGCCGCCAGTGAACACCAGACTGTCCAGGCCATCCATCGACGCAGCCATACTTGCGATTCCTTGTCGTAAGCGGTGCACGTAGATCTGGAACGCCAGCTGCGAAGGTTTGTGACCGTTCGTCGCTTCTCCAATGACTCGACGGAGATCCCCCGAAACACCTGAGACGCCCAGCAGTCCAGACTGAAAGTTTAGCCCATCCGCAAGTTCGTTCGGAGTAAAACTGCATTCCCGCAGCAAGTAGAGCATGAGGCCTGGATCAAGGTTTCCACAACGAGTCGCCATCATCATCCCTTCCAGCGGCGTGAAGCCCATTGTCGTGTCGATTGACTTCCCATCTTCCACAGCTGTGATTGAAATTCCACTGCCAATATGGGCAATCACCAAACGCGGATGCGGACTCTCGTCCTCCAGTATTTTGTAAGCTCGATTTGTGCAATATTCGTGACTCAATCCATGAAAACCAAAGCGACGTATTTGCCATCGCTCTGTCCATTGTTGAGGAATCGGATAAGTTGCCGCCACAGCCGGGATCGTGGCATGAAAGGCGGTGTCAAAAACTCCGATGTGAGGAATTTGAGAGAGAGCCTTACGTGCGGCTTTGATCACCTCAAGCGAACCGGGGAGGTGTAGTGGCGCCAGTGGAACGAGCAGTTCGAGTGAGGTTTCCACCGCTGATGTGATACGAAGCGGCTTTGTAAACTCGGGTCCACCATGAACAATTCGATGGGCGACGAACTCAATTGGCCTCTCGTCCAGAAGAAGACTCAACTCAGCGACCAATCGTTCCAACGCAACCGGAAAACCTCTCCATTCCAACTCGAAATCCTGCACGACTTCCTGCCCCGATCGGCAGAGATACCGAGCCTCGGAACCAGCCCAAGAGAATTGACCGTGGAACAATTGTCGTTCATCAATGGAATCAAGCAGGCTGAATTTCAAACTACTCGACCCTGCATTTAAAGCGAGAACCAGCATGTTTACTCACCATTCTTTGTGGCAGAGACTTCATCTGATGTTCGCCACTTCCAGTTTTTCACCTCAGCAAGGTCTTCGCCATGCTCCTCAATGTACTGTTTGTGGTGAATGAGCTTGTTTCGCATTTTCTGTTCGAGATTTGCCGCAGCTGCTCGTAGGTGAGGAACACGCTCAATGACGTCGAGAACCAAATGGAATCGATCAAGATCGTTCAGAACGACCATGTCAAACGGTGTGGTTGTTGTTCCTTCTTCCTTGTATCCACGAACATGTAAATTTCTGTGATTTGATCGACGATAGGTCAACCTGTGAATGAGCGTGGGGTAGCCGTGGTAAGCAAAAACAATCGGTTTGTCTGTCGTAAACAGGACATCGAACTCTCGATCATTGAGTCCATGCGGATGCTCGCTCGGCGGTTGCAACTTCATGAGATCCACAACATTAATCACGCGCACTTTGAG from Thalassoglobus polymorphus includes the following:
- a CDS encoding sigma-54-dependent transcriptional regulator; its protein translation is MKSESLKINLLLVDDDNELRGSIARRLARLGHSVMDFERPLLGIESARKRQFEVALIDLSMPEMNGIELLTRLKEIDPACEVVMLTGEASVETAVKAMQLGAYDYVTKPCSFDELLITLGKAYERQQLGRENSQLKAALHRTSAASEIVGATQPMRQMLRLIEKTAPTNSPVLILGESGTGKELVARAIHQNSQRATKPMVTINCAALQETLLESELFGHEKGAFTGASAAKPGLFEVANGGTLFVDELGELASGLQAKLLRVLEDGSMRRVGSTREQHVDVRIVAATNRNLQTEVDEHRFREDLFYRINVLPIEIPPLRERRDDIPLLIDHLLSRSGPDRWQMTDEARQALCNYHWPGNVRELSNILERATILSEDKTITLHELPEVIGRTLYSGVSGMPLDSEETDNLAERERRHVAKVLFRERGSRKRTAEALGINRRSLYRLINKYGLENKDENNINPEENYP
- a CDS encoding CBS domain-containing protein, whose translation is MTSKPTIPSANSLMNRRVHTVTPSMTLWEIVTFLTHHKISCAPVILETGDHRKQLAGFVSEQDCLEFLTNEMFYGNPRPPQTGATIMKKHPICVSPETDVFSLSSIFVHHGMRHLPVIDDENDLLGLVSRHDILKALERLYDASDDDWRIEHFPPDLHLIMNHRFLANKS
- a CDS encoding acetate/propionate family kinase; translation: MLVLALNAGSSSLKFSLLDSIDERQLFHGQFSWAGSEARYLCRSGQEVVQDFELEWRGFPVALERLVAELSLLLDERPIEFVAHRIVHGGPEFTKPLRITSAVETSLELLVPLAPLHLPGSLEVIKAARKALSQIPHIGVFDTAFHATIPAVAATYPIPQQWTERWQIRRFGFHGLSHEYCTNRAYKILEDESPHPRLVIAHIGSGISITAVEDGKSIDTTMGFTPLEGMMMATRCGNLDPGLMLYLLRECSFTPNELADGLNFQSGLLGVSGVSGDLRRVIGEATNGHKPSQLAFQIYVHRLRQGIASMAASMDGLDSLVFTGGVGTHSPLVRSAVSDGLSFLGIEINPDRNRDCVSDALISTEESEKQVLVIETNEELMLCRHAVQVIMEN